ttcctctgtcagctgcgggatttgaagtggcaaccttccagccacaggcgcagatccttagtcacagagccaccgctctgcccaaattatttaaatgtttgtcCCATTTGAagaacattttaattgaatCTGACTCGCTATGTTAAATGAACTTGACCCTCTTGTTATAGTGAATGTTACTAAAGCCTGAGTGGAATTTTTGTGCTTAATCAGTGTTAAATTTCATTTACCAAGTGTCTTCTCCAGTTATCTAAGTCATTCCATTACTGTCGTTTATTCTATATGTTTGACATTACCTGCACATTATCTAGTTGGTAACCACAGTAGAGCTCATTGGGAAAGTTTAGAAAGAGCAATGAGCCACCTGTTTCCATCTGCCGTTGCCTGTTACCCTGTTCTCAATCCATATACACAGATCTTTGACtttggttttggatttgacaATCAGTCTTTTATGGGAGACATTGTCAACAGCTTTCTGGCTATCACATGTCGTGCTTTAGTTTTAAACAATGTCTGTTAACATGCaactcatttgcaaatattCTTCTAGTTTAGCTCGAACTGTAATTTCCATAACTTTACCTCTAAGATTTTAGACTGATTGGTCTGTGGTTTTCAGGTTTGGATTTGTCTCCCTTTTTATTAATTGGTCTAGAATGCTCCAATGTCTCCAGTTAAAAGTGAGAGGTGAAATATCCTAGCATTTGTTTATGAATAACATCTCTACGTTTCCTAAATGTATGCGAATAGGTTCAAGATGGCCTAGCACATCTAGATCTCAGTATTAATGGAACTCTGTACATGGGGCATGCTGTTAGTGTCGTCTTTTAACAAATTGTTAATTAGTCATTTAacatatttactgttttttatctTTCATAACTGTGTGCATTGGTAATATcgagaaaaaacaaattaaagtgCTTAATTTAAATTGAGGAATCTGTAATTCCCAGATTTATAAAACTTCTATCGCCAGTGTagtactttaaataaatcagTCTGGTtcctgcactttaaatgagagCCAGACAACATGTCATTTATATAGTCAGGTCTCTTGGGAATGGGGCAAGTTCCTTTGATGCAGAACTTGTAATGAACTACTCCTAAAACAGTGTGGACTTTGAGAGCATGTTTTGAGAATGTGGTCGCTCATTGTAAGAGGCTTCATACAGCTCATCTCAGTTTAATTCCATGTGTGTGATGTGCAGGGAAAGAGTTACAGAATGTTCCATGACGACAGCATGAGATCTTTCTTCCGCCGACTCTCTTTCACAACGGACGGATCTTTACTGCTCGCTCCAGGTATGAACATGGTCATCATtggtgttttaataataattacattgcTTTTTCCTGGCTCTGCTGACTGTATAATTTAATAAGAAACAATTGTACAAAAGGACTTGCACAGACATGTACTTTATGTACAGAATCAGTGAAACTGCTGGTGTCTGTCCAAACTTCTGAATCCTGAAGAGGTAACATCTCCTCTTTTAATCCGTTATTTAACCAGATCATTAAGATTCTCCATTACAGTGGACCTGTAATGGAGACCTGGGGGCCAGTTAATATAATGGCATTTACTAGTCTAATCTGATGAAATACCTGTGTTTCTGCCTGAAAATGTATAGTTGCTCACAAATCTGTTCAAAGTGCTGATAATATGACAAGTTAGAATGCATTCAAGTAAATGCAACCTCTGTAGGTATAGTTGTTCCATGATGCTTCAGATTTATCAGTGTTTCTCTGTAGAGCACAAAACATATGTTTGTCAGAATCGTTCAGGATTTTCAGTACATGGATTGAGTGActgtaatcttctctgttccAGGGTAAAAAGATTAAAGTTCCCGTATTTTAAGCATGACTGAGTAGTTATAGATGAAAAATAAGTAGAGCAGCTGAAAAAAATCATGTTCCATTCATTTACCAACTGTGAACGTCTCCTTGTACAGCTGGGTGTGTTGAAGCTGGAGAAAATGTCACAAATACAACATATGTGTTCTCCAGGAAAAATTTGAAAAGGTAAGATTTCAAGCCCAGTCGGAACACACTTCGGGTAGTTTTGCAAGAGCTTTCAAATTACACTTCCAAGTGTTTTACGGAATACTGGATTGTGCTTTATCAAAACAAACACCGAAGACACTTAAATTAAGCAAGAGTTTTAAATTTGTCTAGTTGTGAGTTGATTGTTCTGTCTGAGGCTGATTTTGAAGACTTCAGTCAAATTTCTTGAGCTTCCATGACAACTTCCAGGGTTCATATTACTCTTTATAAACATCTTCCCTTTATTGTGCCAAAAGGGTTTAGAACAATATAGTGTATAGAGCTGCATACAGCTTCTTTATGTTCAAAATACTGttctgaattatttatttttttgctttcactTGTTTCAGCCATTGTTCAGTGTAAATTCATACAGGCAAGACCTAACCTACAGTTCAAAAACAGGATTTAAGTTGAATATGATTTCTTGCATAttgagtcttttttttctgaatgtgaaaCTTTTATAGTTTTATAGGTACAACTATAATAGCTTCTCAGTTTTTTTGCCAAGCTTAGTATCTGTATTCCAATAACGGTGCAGCCCTGAGCAATTCTgacattattttcagttttgtggaTTTATTCTCGTTTTACCCAGTATAATGGTTAAAAACACTGTAATATACAGCAGCTAAGGTATTTACAAACCAAGGCAGAAGCTGATTTGAGATAAAGGCTTTTTGAATGATCCTCATAAAGTTCATTTTAATTCATGTGAGTTCTTATGGAATGGCAACGGTTGCGTAGCCATAAAATGGAGACATGCTTAAGCCTGTAGAggcaaaataaagataaaagttAGAATTACAAAACTCTGAACAGATCTTCATGCGAAAtactaatgtttctgtagttggTTAAATTTGTCTTACAGTGACCCTTTTAAAATCAAACTATGTAAGCGGAAAAATTCACCAGGTGACCTGATACAATTAATGAAAAGCCCTCAGAGGtcttgacaaagtcaacccagcaggCTTCTTGAGAACGGGCAGAAAAACATGAGCCAGaggacacaggtggaaactGCGCAGAACAAAACTGCAttcctttacccaaagggtgtgggggtgtggaacaagctgcccagccatgttgttgaagctgctaCCCTGGGTTCTCCCGAGATCCACCTGGATGAGATCACTGGATCAATTAACTGCGGACTAATAGGCCAGAGGGGGCACATTTCCTCCTCTAGTTTGTAACTGTAATGATTGGGGTAGGCTAATAAAGTAATATACCATGGTGCAACAATAGTGCATTACATAATGAGCTTGTGCCGTACTGTGTGCTGTTGTCCTCAGCACAGTGTGACCTCTTCTCTTTCAGGCCCATCGCtcacctgccctgccctgctaAAGCCACCTTGGCCGTACGCTGCTGTCCTGTCTACTTTGAGCTGAGGACCTCCAAGGCTGAAGGTGCTGTGAAAGGTCAAACctcaatgctgaccactgctgGTAGCTTGTACACAGCCCAGAACCAAAAGCAAAAAGTGGCTGTTTTTGCAACGCTATAATGCAGCTGCTTTCTGAGCTGCTCTGTTTTCATTGATTAACCTGAGCTGGAAAATGATGCTGTACTTGTTTCCTTTTAAAGAGATTGAAAAGAAAAGGGTTAGTCTACATGTTTTCATGGGTTTTCCTAATTTGAAATCATGAAAATATGATGGCCTGTGGCCTTATAGATGCATTTCAGAGACCTTCCGGGTAACAAAAACAAGCCTGTGTGACATTGTCAAGCGATGAAAATCATATCATAAAATCTCTTAACGTGATTTCTGGAAGAACGGGTGTCGGGGTCTTTCTTTGGGAATGCTGTCTGGCCTTGAGAATTCCTCTTCAGTATGGGGTGGTCTTGCCTGTCTCTTACTGGACCTCCTATTGTCTCAGCCGAGGTGCTGTCAATCTTGAAGGTCTTCccatttaaatatttgtgttgTGTAGGTTGGTGAATGCCCATTCACCTGTTGGGAAGTGACCGTAGTTTTCTCCCAAGCCACTGCAGTTCATGTCCAATGAATCGCAGAGTAAATCATCCCTTATTGCAACTCCCAGGCATATTCAGGTGTGTAGGTGGTCTAAGCAAGATCAGACCGATTCCCATAAATCGCATACAAACCCAAAGAGCGCTAAGGTTGTGTTGCATTTATGGAGACATTGTTCTTTCAGGCTTTTTTATGCACAGTGTTCTTGTAACATGATATTCAGCCTCGTTATGGATCGtaacctggcttctttcaagaagcgtTGTGAGCACTTCAAGTCAATTAACTACAATCAACCAAACAACCTGGATGGGTTGAATGGCCTCTGCTCATTTGTGACCGTCCTGGCCTTCTTTGTCTTTCAGATGGGTCCTCACAGGTTGTGCATAATGTGTTTAAACTGCCGTACCGGTTGGTGTTTGCTGTTGCCTCCGAGGACTCGGTCTTCCTGTATGACACCCAGCAGTCCATCCCCTTCGGGTACATCTCCAACATCCACTACCACACGCTCAGTGATGTCACATGGTGAGTTCCAGGTCAGGTCTACAGCAGACTGCAATGTAAGAAGCCTCATTTTGCAGCCCCAACTCTGAAAGTAGCCTATGAGCCACTGAGCCCATATAACCTTGTTGTGTTAAATTTGAGATGCTTCGCCAACCCTTTCCTGCGACAGGTTTGAATTCTAGTCAGTTTTAGGGGTGTTCtacctttttttctattttcaacTGTTTTTCTTCAGCATATAGAATAATTGAATCCATTGTTTAAAGTTAACTCTGCATTTTAGCAGTAATGTTAGTAGAAAAGCAATGTCAGGAGCAGGCTATACTATAATTGCTGTTCTTATAATTTGCAATCTCATTGTTCATTGAGGGAgatatttcttctgttttagaACCTTAACATAAATCTTTTTGTTGATTTAGCTACCTAAGAGAACAGTCTTTGAGTGTGTATGGTTTCTTAAAACAGTTGTGTAACACAACTTtccttattttaaaagtttaccCACTTACCCTTAATTGTCTACTTTATACTTGGTTAACGCATGGAGAATTAAGGACGGTCTTCTGATTACTTTTAATCAAAAAACGGTATGAGAAAAATCAGTGCTTCACTTCCCTATTTGTTTGGTTCAGAATTGGAAGGAGCACAGTACTGTCTAGGCAGAGAAGCTCTTGTAAAGGTGAGCAGCACACTGTTGCTCATTATTAGAAATTGAGACAATGCcttgaaaaaaatctgagaGGGTTGAAGTTTCTAAGGATTGCAGTAATATGTGTCTCACATTTCAGCAAATTATACTGTGGATTAATGACTACATTCAACCAAATTATACTTTTTAATTATGTAGAAGGAAAGTTTATATTGCattgtgtttttaatcattGCTTGCAGTTAATTTAAGTTTAATGATTTTTCTGAATCCAGAATTAAAACTCATCCTTTGCAGGAGATATTTAACTTCAAGTTTAGTTCATATCCCTTTAAGATGGATAATAATGGCATACAGGGCTCATTCTGTAAGGCTGAGCTACAAGAAAGGTGAAAGAATAAATTCAGAGATGAATCAGTTTTGAATTTTATGGTGACAGGCAATTTTCAGGTAATCATTTTTCGacatgtgaaaacatttttgctcGTGAAAAAGCAGTGGCCTAAATTAAAAGCCTGGGAGTGGTAAGAATTGTGCTCTGCCACCTTGTCTTCAGGTGATTACAGCATCACAGTCCTGTGCAGCTAGATGTTTCCAAACAATATTAATGACGATTGTTTGTAATGTGTCAGAAAGTATTGCACAAATGAGTACTCAAGTTCCAGCTTGAAGGTGGTTTCAGTTTTAAGGCTGGGGTTTCCTATTGTTTTAGAAATAATGAGCTGTGCCCAACATTTCTAATCTCTGTGAAGAAGTATTTAGGAAACCAAAAGGTTAAGGTGCAGGCTCTCTATGATGCAGATTGCAAACAGTTACAGCATTGCCAGGATACACACGAAAGCCACGTTCATGACAACAGCCAGCTTTGTTTTGCTGGTATCTGAAGCCTGATATGGGAAGTGATAATGAGATTTTCAGCCCGGTCATGGTTCTCTTTGTCAAGGATGCATGCTGACAGCATCATTAAACCCTCAAAGAGCAGCAAAATGAAGctgtaattaaaagaaaataaggcAAAATACagacttcaaaataaaaaaaaagaccaacGGTATTGCAGCAATCAGCCAATGGCAGATCATTGCTTGGAGTGGGTGATGTCTTCTTCTTGACTCTGCTCGCTCCTCTGACATTGACTGGCCGTGTCAGTGGGAAACAGGTGATGGTCTGCTCTGAAGCTGGCCCTCAGGGCCGGCTGTATACGGTAATTGTCTAACTGAGGACTTTATTGTAATTGTTCTGTGACTTGGAGTGAAGGCATAAGTTACGTTTCTCCTCGTTCAGGTCCAAGGATGCCTCTTTCTTGGCCGTCTCCTCGACAGACGGCTACTGTTCCTTCGTGACGTTCGAGAGCGGCGAGCTGGGGACCCCTCTGAAGGAGAAGCCCGTGCTGGAAGTCCAGACCCCGGGGATGGCGGCAGAGAAGAAGACAAAGAAAGCGGCGCGCACGTCTTCTCCCGTGCCCAAGTTTGTGGACGCCAGCCCAGTGGGGAGCCGGAATGGGGAGGCCACCACACCAGGCTCGCTGCTGGAAAAGTCAGCTAGCAAAGAAATCCCCTCCTGCTCCCCCCTGGGCTCGTGCGCCACCCCCGTCTGTGAGGACAGGAAGTCCGCCCAGACAGGAGTCCAGCCCCTGAAAGCCATCCAGCCCAGAAGGATTACTCTCAACACCCTGGAGGCCTGGAGCAAGCCCAGCGCCCCGGCAGGCCCCAAGCCCAGGTAGGACAGGGAGCACTTTCCCTCTGGATCCACCACTAGGATTTGACCCAGACCTTCAGTTTCAGTCTGGAGGTTGTGTTGCGGAAGATGACTGAAACAAAGTGTCAGCCAGAACAAAGACTTGTAAAGGAAGCGCTAAGACCGAAGCCCCTGAGCGATCGGATTCATGGCCTGTAATTCTGGGGCAATATCTTCTGCACCATTGCGTTACTAGTACTGTGGTTCTTTGTGGTGTTGCACCTGTTGTCTTCTTTTCACCTGACTTTTGAGCAGGTTGCTCAAGGTGTTTTAAAGGTGTTAAACTTAACTTTAAGTGTATAAGCTGAAGTCTTGCTCCTTTGGattgttgaaaacatttttaaaaaattaatatgacGCAAAAGTATAAAGTGTGAAAAGGTTCTCATTCTCTATAACACTGGGTGCTGGGTGGACACTGCTCAATGGGGTTTACAGCAGTGTGTAGaaagaggaagattgtttttaCTGATGaccttttaattttgtttattgtTCTTTGTGCAGGCGGATCTCTTTGACTCCTGTCACAAGTGGATCACCTGCCCTGTCTAGATCCTTGATTTCTACACCGTCTTCTacagaaaaagcaaaacatggTTAGTAATCATTCAGGCCTTCTGTGAGATCTGTGCTGTCACACCAGCTGATTCCCATCTGACTGCAAAACGAAAGCCCAAGACTGGAAGGACGGGCACAGTTCCTCTGAGCCCAAGACTGGAAGGACGGGCACAGTTCCTCTGAGCCCAAGACTGGAAGGACGGGCACAGTTCCTCAGGCACTGTCCGGTCCTTCAGTCTCATTTCCCTGTGAGCTCATTGTTAGTTTAATGCTACAGAATAGCTTCGCTTCAGTGCATATTTTTCAGTTCTAATTTTTCCTTGAtatcttttttaacatttatccTAGCAAATAGTCATAAAGATTTCCGGTAAAAAAAGACTGTTCAGACAGGTATGAAAATATGTCTGGTACTGTCTCCAAAGCCATAGAAATCTGCAGGCTGCCAAAATGTCTGGCTGCAACAAAACATGCATGCTGATGTAATTATCGGAGTCCTGTTCCTGGAGTAAGGTTATTCACTAATTTTCATCCTCTTGCAAAACCGCGTCATCTGTAGAGGATCTCAATGAGCTGGAGCCCCATCTAGCAAGCACATGGAGTAATGTGGGTGTCCACAGCACCATCTGTCCATCATGCACAGATACCTGAGAACATgcagattccacacaaaatgcaCCGCAGCCCAAAATGAAACCTAGGGCCAAGAGCTATGCCACATTAACCCAAATTAACTCTAAGGGTTATGGGAGTTTGGAACCGATGCTCTGGCTTCTTACAAAAAAATGTCTGAGTGAGATTTTTAGATCATtgaactactaactaccaaatgacaAGACAGGacaaatggccttctctcatttgtagccTTCATGTTCAGGTGAAATAATTTCGAGCTAAAACTCTACTGACTTGTTTTCCGAGTAATTGAATTCTCACTCAAGCAAGTGGCAGTGAACTGACCTAATTTATG
This portion of the Lepisosteus oculatus isolate fLepOcu1 chromosome 15, fLepOcu1.hap2, whole genome shotgun sequence genome encodes:
- the chaf1b gene encoding chromatin assembly factor 1 subunit B — protein: MKVITCEIAWHNKEPVYSIDFQHGGDRKVNRLATAGVDTTVRMWKVEKGPDGKAIVEFLSNLARHTKAVNVVRFSPSTELLASAGDDAAILLWKINDSKEPEQAAFQEEEDAQLNKECWTVVKTLRGHIEDVYDLSWTTDGNFLVSGSVDNTAIMWDVNKGQKMSIFNDHKSYVQGVAWDPQGQYITTMSCDRVMRVYSTQSKRKAYSVSKMSSGTTTEGEGKSYRMFHDDSMRSFFRRLSFTTDGSLLLAPAGCVEAGENVTNTTYVFSRKNLKRPIAHLPCPAKATLAVRCCPVYFELRTSKAEDGSSQVVHNVFKLPYRLVFAVASEDSVFLYDTQQSIPFGYISNIHYHTLSDVTWSKDASFLAVSSTDGYCSFVTFESGELGTPLKEKPVLEVQTPGMAAEKKTKKAARTSSPVPKFVDASPVGSRNGEATTPGSLLEKSASKEIPSCSPLGSCATPVCEDRKSAQTGVQPLKAIQPRRITLNTLEAWSKPSAPAGPKPRRISLTPVTSGSPALSRSLISTPSSTEKAKHERPSPPTDPSCQPPESKRQKTDGPSSPGESPSSTDSRTPEEPQSGELQCP